A genome region from Vulpes lagopus strain Blue_001 chromosome 7, ASM1834538v1, whole genome shotgun sequence includes the following:
- the TUSC1 gene encoding tumor suppressor candidate gene 1 protein encodes MWRMRGGAARRGSCGGGDGGGDSRGQGRPGRARGGGGGGVGWRGRAGGARQQLEERFADLAASHLEALRARDERDRQNARLREENARLRLENRRLKRENRSLFRQALRLPGDGGDGAAADAARASPGPDDAGTNRGAGGGGLEDEPGSPRALRARLEKLEAMYRRALLQLHLEQRGPRPPRPRGDKDEPPVRAPEPGLRAPDAGPPGPWL; translated from the coding sequence ATGTGGCGCATGCGTGGTGGCGCCGCCAGGCGCGGGAGCTgcggcggcggggacggcggCGGGGACAGCCGCGGGCAGGGCCGCCCGGGCCGGGctcgcgggggcggcggcggcggcgtgggCTGGCGAGGCCGTGCGGGCGGCGCCCGCCAGCAGCTGGAGGAGCGGTTCGCCGACCTGGCCGCGAGCCACCTGGAGGCCCTCCGCGCGCGGGACGAGCGGGACCGGCAGAACGCGCGGCTGCGCGAGGAGAACGCCCGGCTGCGGCTGGAAAACCGGCGGCTGAAGCGCGAGAACCGCAGCCTCTTCCGTCAGGCCCTGCGGCTCCCCGGCGACGGTGGCGACGGGGCGGCCGCGGACGCGGCGAGGGCCAGCCCGGGCCCCGACGACGCCGGCACGAACcgcggggcgggaggcggcggcctCGAGGACGAGCCgggcagccccagggccctgagggCGCGGCTCGAGAAGCTGGAGGCCATGTACCGCCGGGCGCTGCTGCAGCTGCACCTCGAGCAGCGGGgaccgcgcccgccgcgcccgcgtGGCGACAAGGACGAGCCGCCCGTGCGCGCCCCCGAGCCGGGCCTGCGCGCCCCGGACGCCGGGCCCCCCGGGCCCTGGCTGTAG